The following coding sequences lie in one Kamptonema formosum PCC 6407 genomic window:
- a CDS encoding Uma2 family endonuclease — MPMTIADVCEIQAQLEANGKDYQIELHDGEIIIMGPSDIVASEVGVRLIVRLMLWVESRQLGRVFDSSGGFILPNSDLTAPDVAFVSRQRLPRSVRYFAEVVPNLVVEIKSQSDRIPKLQAKLQMYLEQGAEIGILVDPDREWVEVYRPDGSIQSFGNNDILTLPDLLPGWELSISDLWPPVFDEEEVKTPITD, encoded by the coding sequence ATGCCTATGACCATTGCTGATGTCTGTGAAATCCAAGCACAACTCGAAGCCAATGGTAAAGACTATCAAATAGAGCTACATGATGGAGAAATTATCATTATGGGGCCATCAGATATTGTTGCTAGCGAAGTTGGAGTTCGCTTAATTGTCCGACTGATGTTGTGGGTAGAATCGCGACAGCTTGGACGAGTATTTGACTCTAGCGGTGGATTTATTTTACCCAATTCCGACCTCACAGCCCCCGATGTCGCCTTTGTTTCCCGTCAGCGATTACCCCGCAGTGTCCGATATTTTGCTGAAGTTGTACCGAATCTCGTCGTCGAAATTAAGTCCCAAAGCGATCGCATTCCCAAACTTCAAGCAAAGTTACAAATGTATCTAGAACAGGGTGCAGAAATTGGCATTTTGGTCGATCCCGATCGCGAATGGGTGGAAGTCTATCGCCCCGATGGATCGATTCAGAGTTTTGGCAATAACGATATCCTCACATTACCAGATTTGTTGCCAGGTTGGGAACTCTCGATCT
- a CDS encoding alpha/beta hydrolase, whose protein sequence is MRPKNNRKKLVLFTTFLVSLFIPLFLSAVGLFLSLWTIVPAPTLFLFPLAVGAPEISPWLVAVNAIALLLTIFRLQQGWLYNTSLVCSSIALILSLLPLLQFPAANSRIAAEIKSVLGVDYLAAIPQVEQAQLRPKPFILTDAFRGIPLREVRTSDGVVFANPDGVQLKLNLYRPMQTGKYPAIVILYGGAWQRGSPNSDREFSRYMAAQGYCVVAIDYRHAPKYRFPAQLEDVETALSYIQTHANEWEIDINRIALMGRSAGAHLALLYAYNSPTVPIRAVVNYYGPINLLRGYYDPPFPDPLNVRAILRAFLGGTPDELTELYRQASPINYVKPNLPPSLLVYAGRDHIVEAKFGRFLYKQLQSTGNRAIMLEIPWAEHAFDAVFNGVSNQLALYYTERFLAHTLKSSNYQPK, encoded by the coding sequence GTGCGACCTAAAAATAACCGCAAAAAGCTAGTCTTATTCACAACATTTCTAGTCTCCCTCTTCATCCCTCTGTTTTTGAGTGCAGTTGGATTATTTCTTAGCCTTTGGACGATCGTACCAGCACCGACACTATTTCTATTTCCTTTAGCAGTGGGAGCACCAGAAATCAGTCCTTGGCTGGTGGCTGTGAATGCGATCGCTCTCTTACTAACCATCTTCAGACTACAGCAAGGCTGGCTCTACAACACTTCCCTAGTCTGTAGCTCGATTGCCCTAATCCTCAGTCTACTCCCCCTGCTTCAGTTCCCAGCAGCTAATTCGCGCATAGCGGCTGAAATAAAGTCTGTTCTAGGGGTGGATTATTTAGCAGCCATTCCTCAAGTTGAACAGGCACAACTACGCCCTAAACCCTTTATCTTAACAGATGCCTTCCGGGGAATTCCCCTGCGGGAAGTTCGCACTTCTGACGGCGTTGTATTTGCCAACCCCGACGGGGTACAACTGAAACTAAATCTTTATAGACCGATGCAAACTGGTAAATATCCCGCGATCGTTATCCTCTACGGAGGAGCTTGGCAAAGAGGCAGTCCCAATAGCGATCGCGAATTTAGTCGCTACATGGCCGCCCAAGGTTATTGTGTAGTAGCAATAGATTACCGCCACGCTCCTAAATATCGCTTTCCAGCTCAATTAGAAGACGTAGAAACAGCTTTATCTTATATCCAAACCCACGCCAATGAGTGGGAAATTGATATTAACAGAATTGCTTTAATGGGAAGGTCAGCAGGTGCCCATTTAGCATTACTTTATGCTTATAATTCCCCTACAGTTCCTATTCGAGCAGTAGTGAATTATTACGGCCCAATTAACCTACTCCGAGGATATTATGACCCACCTTTTCCCGATCCATTAAATGTCCGAGCCATTCTGCGTGCTTTTCTGGGAGGAACTCCCGACGAACTCACAGAGCTTTACCGTCAAGCTTCTCCTATCAATTATGTTAAACCCAACCTTCCCCCTTCTCTCCTGGTTTATGCAGGTCGCGACCATATAGTTGAAGCCAAGTTTGGACGCTTTCTCTACAAACAATTACAATCCACTGGCAATCGTGCAATTATGCTCGAAATTCCTTGGGCAGAACACGCCTTTGATGCCGTTTTTAATGGTGTGAGCAATCAACTGGCTTT